AGCTGATGCGGACGTGATTAAAACCTATGTGCGTTTGGGGCTTGGTGTCGGCATTATCGCCAGCATGGCCTATAACGAAACCACGGATAGTGATTTGATTTCATTGGATGCCAGTCATTTATTCGAAGATAGCGTTACCAAAATCGGTTTCCGTCGCGGCACCTTTTTGCGTGGTTTTATGTACGATTTCATCGAAAAGTTTGCTCCACACCTCACCAAAGACATCATCAATGAAGCATTTGACCGGCATTCCCGTGCCGAGCTGGATGAGTTGTTCGAAAATATCAAAATACCGCGTCACTAGGCAGCGACCAAAAAACCGGGCTAAATGCCCGGTTTTTTTATAATTAAAATCAGATAGTTATCGTTTAATCTTAATGTCACATCTCGTCTTTTGTCGGTCACTCAAGCCCGTTCTGTGCATAACATCCCATTTATTTATTCACAAAAACTTGTACAAATAATTTGCTTTGTACAGGTTTATGAATTAAAACTTATACAAGATTAACTAATTGTATAGGTTTCCCATGAGCAAGATTCCCGTTGGTGTCAGCCAGTGCCTGTTGGGTGAACAAGTGCGATTTGACGGTGGTCACAAGCGCAGCCGCTATCTGACTGATGTACTTTCCAGCTTTATCGAGTTCCGCCCCGTGTGCCCCGAAGTTGCTATTGGCCTGGGTGTCCCGCGCAAGCCAATTCGATTGATGGTGATGGGGGAGGAGACCCGCGTTGTGGGAGTAGCAGACCCCAGTCTGGATGTAACGGATGCACTTGTGGCACAGGCAGAATTGGCAGTGCAACAAATGCCGGATATTTGCGGCTATGTATTTATGCAGAACTCACCCAGTTGCGGTGTGTTTGGCATGAAGCGCTATCGCACCAATGGTTACACCATGGATGCCAAAGGCAGAGGTGCCTATGCCAAGCGCTTTATGGAACTTATGCCTTACCTGCCAGTTGAAGAGGCAGGGCGATTAAACGATGCAGGGCTGCGCGAGAATTTCCTGACGCGGGTATTTGCATTCCATGATTTTAAAACCCACCTCGCACAAGCCCCTACAGCCAAAAAACTGATTGCGTTTTATTCGCGCTACAAATACCAGGTTATGGCTCACCACGTGCCCAGTTATTTTGAAATAGGGCGCTTTTTATCCAACCTTGCAGGGCGCGATATCGAGAGCTGTCGCGATCAGTTTTTCCAGTTATTTATGGCGGCGTTGTCGCACCATGCAACCCGGAAGGGCAACACCAATGCCATGATGCATTTACGTGGCTATCTCAAAGACATTCTCAGCACTCAGGATAAGCAAGAGCTGTCGCAGCTTATCGATTCCTACAAAGCGGGCATGGTGCCTCTGGTGGTGCCTTTAACGCTGTTAAAACATCATCTCCTTAAACTGGATAACCCTTATCTAAAAGCACAAACCTTCTGGTCACCACATCCGGAACAGTTGGGTTTGCGTAATTACATTGTTGAGAATGTTTAACGATGAATGACCTTGAAGTCTTGGTAGGCGACGACGAAAACCCGAACGACGAATTGGTACCTATTCGCGAAATTTCCCGTGTGACTGGCGTGAACACAGTGACCTTGCGCGCGTGGGAGCGGCGTTATGGTTTGTTGATTCCACAGCGCACCAGTAAGGGCCATAGATTGTATAGCCGTGCAGACATTGATCGCGTGAAAGAAATTCAATTATGGCTGGGGCGCGGCTTGGCTATTAGCAAAGTAAAAGCATTACTTGCCAGCCAAACACTGGAATCCCTTGAGCAGGTGGTTGATTCCAATTGGGTGCAACTGGCGCAGCAGGTTCACAGTGCAATCAATAGTTTTCAGCGCAAATTATTGGAGCGATTGATGGCTGATACGCTCGCACTCTATCCGGCAGACATGGTGGCTGATTATTTATTTTTGCCCTTGCTGGCGGATTTACAAGGCAACGAACCTGGCATGGCAGCGCGGCGTGCATTTTTTTCGCAGCTGACATTGGAGATGCTATTGGAGTCACAGGGCAGGCAGCGGCAGTCAGCCACGGGGCACGGGTTTTGTTGCTGTCTGCAACAGAACAAGAGCATCCATTGCTTGCCAACCTGTTTGGTTACAGTTTGCTAATCAATCAGCATCCTGTTGAATATTTGGGGTATTTGAACCCGCGTGAAGCATTGCTGGCTTGTCAGGCGCTTGATGCAAAAATAGTCGTGATTATCGGCTACAGCAGCATGAATGCCGCAGACTTACAACTACACTTAACCCACTGGCAGGAAAAATCTGCTGTGCCAGTTGTACTCCTGGGCGAAGTTGCTGCGGCTTATCCTGTGCTCGATGTGGCGCCACAACAAAAGGTAGCCCTGTGCAGTAACCAGCAACAGGCGGTGACTTACATTAATCAATTTCTGAATGGATGATTCGTCGTTATGGCGTCAACAGTTCCACAAAAAGTGCGCACCCTGTATCTGCGCTTCGATAAAAAAATACTTAACACTATACCCGAGATTTACAGTGAGGATATTCAATTCCGCGATCCCTTGCATGCTGTCAATGGGCTCCAGAATCTCACCGACTATTTCAATGGCATGATGGAAGATTTGCTCGAATGTCGTTTTGAATTTCACCACTCGCTGGAATCCATGGAGCGAGGTGAAGCGATTTTATTTTGGACCATGCATTATCGGCACAAAAAAATTGCTGGGGGAAAACAATTGGAACTCAGTGGCAACAGTCATTTATTGTTTAACGACAAAGTTTATTATCACCGCGATTATTTTGATGCAGGCGCCATGCTGTACGAGCATTTGCCTTTGCTAGGTGCTGCCATTCGC
The nucleotide sequence above comes from Cellvibrio sp. PSBB023. Encoded proteins:
- a CDS encoding DUF523 and DUF1722 domain-containing protein, which codes for MSKIPVGVSQCLLGEQVRFDGGHKRSRYLTDVLSSFIEFRPVCPEVAIGLGVPRKPIRLMVMGEETRVVGVADPSLDVTDALVAQAELAVQQMPDICGYVFMQNSPSCGVFGMKRYRTNGYTMDAKGRGAYAKRFMELMPYLPVEEAGRLNDAGLRENFLTRVFAFHDFKTHLAQAPTAKKLIAFYSRYKYQVMAHHVPSYFEIGRFLSNLAGRDIESCRDQFFQLFMAALSHHATRKGNTNAMMHLRGYLKDILSTQDKQELSQLIDSYKAGMVPLVVPLTLLKHHLLKLDNPYLKAQTFWSPHPEQLGLRNYIVENV
- a CDS encoding MerR family transcriptional regulator yields the protein MNDLEVLVGDDENPNDELVPIREISRVTGVNTVTLRAWERRYGLLIPQRTSKGHRLYSRADIDRVKEIQLWLGRGLAISKVKALLASQTLESLEQVVDSNWVQLAQQVHSAINSFQRKLLERLMADTLALYPADMVADYLFLPLLADLQGNEPGMAARRAFFSQLTLEMLLESQGRQRQSATGHGFCCCLQQNKSIHCLPTCLVTVC
- a CDS encoding nuclear transport factor 2 family protein, coding for MASTVPQKVRTLYLRFDKKILNTIPEIYSEDIQFRDPLHAVNGLQNLTDYFNGMMEDLLECRFEFHHSLESMERGEAILFWTMHYRHKKIAGGKQLELSGNSHLLFNDKVYYHRDYFDAGAMLYEHLPLLGAAIRYVKKRIGAK